Genomic DNA from Streptomyces sp. AM 2-1-1:
ACCAGTTCGTCGTCGTCCACCAGCATCCGGATCTCGCGCGACCGGCCGAGCCGTTTCAGCACCTCGAGCTTGGTGCGGCGGGCGGGCCTGCGGTCGTCGTTGCGCCGCATGTGCAGATCGCCCTCGGGGAGGCCGTGCAGGGAGATCCAGTCGAGGGTGTCGCGGCGGCAGCGTTCGGGGCGTCCGGTCAGGTAGACGACCTCGCACTCGTCGGCGCTCCGCACGGCGAGGCTGATCCCCTCGGCCAGGGGCGGGTCGTCGACGGCGGCGGCGAAGAAGGCGGGCCAGTCCCGGCGCGGACCATCGAGGAAGTGCTGACGGTGGGCGCTGTCCGAGAGGGTGCCGTCCAGGTCGAACACGGCGAGGGGCCTGGTGTGGTCGGTCATGCCTCCACACTAGGCCGGGGCCGCCCGGGGCCGGTGGCGGCGCTCTCCCGGTGGTGACCCGGTCCGGTGCACTCGGGCCGGAACCGCGCCCCGGGCCGGGCACCAGGAGCCGGCCCGGTGCGCGGCGCCCGTCCGGGCCGGGGCACGGGGCCCGTCCGACCAGGGGCGCGGCGCCCGTCCGGGCCGGGGCACGGGGCCCGTCCGACCAGGGGCGCGGCGCCCGTCCGACCCGGCCCCGCCCGGTCCTCCGGGCACCGCCGAGGTCTGGCACACCGTTTCGAGGGCATACGCCGATGGCCGGGTCGCGTTCGCCGCCCGGATCCGAGTGCGTGAGCACGGACACGTGGGGGTTCCATGCCGACTGCCCTGCCGGCGAGACAGGCCGGAGTCGACGACGAGCAGCGGACGGGCGTTTCGCGGCCCGGCCGCTCCCCCGCTCTGACCAGCGGCATCGGCCGCGCCGCCGTACGGGTCGGCGCCCTGACGGTCTGCCAGGCAGGGCTGATGACGGGCTTCGGCCTGCTCATCACCGGCCCGGCCAAGGACTGGTGGCCGATGACGGTCGAGGACGAGGTGAACGAGGGCTTCGAGCGCATACGTACCCACGCGCGCACCTCCGCCTCGCTCTTCGCCTCCGGCGCCGGCAACACCTCCACGGTGGTGGGCATCACGCTGCTGGTCTGCGTGGGGCTCATCCTGCTTCCCCGTCTGCCGAGGTGGCGCGAGGCGATCTTCCTCGCGGTCGCGGTATCCCTCCAGTCGCTGGTCTTCCTCATCATCACGGAGTCCGTCGACCGCACCCGCCCGGACGTGGACCGCCTGGACGCCTCGCCACCCACCTCGAGTTACACCTCCGGGCACACCGGCGCGGCCACCGCGCTCTACGGCGGACTCGCGGTCCTGGTGCTCTCCCGGGTACGCGGTCCCTGGCGCAAGATCCTCGGCGCCGTCTTCCTGCTGATCCCGCTGCTGGTGGCGGTCGCCCGGCTCTACCGGGGCATGCACCACCCCACCGACGTGGCGGGCGGGCTGCTCAACGGCGGGCTCTCCTTGCTGATCGTGGGCCGCGCGGTCCTCGCCGACGACTACGCGGCGGCTCCCGTCCCCGCGAACGCCGCCAAGATCGCCGTGGCCGCGACGGAAGCCCGCGTCGACCAGCCGAAGAGCGGTCGCACCACGGTCATCGTCAACCCCACGGTCACCAGCCTCGCGGTACGCGACACCCTGCGGCTCGTACTGGCCCAGCACGGACGCGGCGCACCGGTGTTCGTGGAGACGACGGCGGACGACCCGGGAGCCGGCCAGGCGGCCGACGCCGTCCGGGAGGGTGCCGATCTGGTCGTTGTCTGCGGCGGTGACGGCACCGTGCGCACGGTGGCCGACGCCCTGGCGGGGACCGGCGTGGCGCTCGCGGTCGTCCCCTGCGGCACCGGCAACCTCCTCGCCCGCCACCTCGGCCTCCCGCTGGACCCGGCGAAGGCGCTGCACGCGGCGCTGGACGGCGCCCCGCACCGGTTCGACCTGGGCCGGCTGGAGGGCGACGGCGTCCCCGCGACCCACTTCACGGCCATGTCCGGGGCGGGTCTGGACGCGGCGATGCTGGAGCACACCTCGGACCGCGCCAAGTCGACGGTGGGCTGGCCCGCCTACGTGGCGTCCGGACTGCGTGAGCTGCGCTCCCCCCGGACGCGCGTGACGATCTCGCTGGACGGCGGCCCGGTCCTGCACCGGAGCGTCCGCATGGTGCTGCTCGCCAACATCGGCACCGTGCAGGGCGGCGCCCCCCTCGTCCCGGACGCGCGCCCGGACGACGGCCTGCTGGACCTCGCGCTCTACGATCCGCACGGCCCGGGCGGCTGGCTGCGCGCCGTCGGCGTACTGCTGCGCCGTTCCCCGGCCGCGGCCGGCTCGCGCACCGGGAAGGAGGGTCCCGTCGAGTTCTTCACCTTCCGCCGGGTGGAGCTGCGCTTCGAGACGCCGCAGCCCCGTGAGATGGACGGCGACCCGGTGGGCCTCGGCCGCCGGCTCACCGCCGAGGTCGTACCCGGCGCCCTGACGGTGCTGGTTCCGTCCGGGAGCAACTGATGGGTACGGCGACCCGCGTTCCGCAGACCCGGGACATGACGGGCGACGAGCTCTCCGCCGACGAGGCGCTCGCCACGTTGCGCCGGTACGGCGGCTGGCCGCTCGTCCGCGACTCCTTCGTCCGCTTCCGCTACTCCGACGGGTTCAGCCACTCCCGGGCCCTCGCCCTGCAGACGGTGCTCGCGGTCATACCGCTGGCCATCGCCTTCGTCGGGCTCTCCGCCGAGATGCACACCGACAACATCGGCCGGGTGGCCGAACTGACGATCCGACGGATAAGCGCCGGCCCCAGCGCCGACGTCGTCGACGAGGCGCTGGACCAGAGCCGCACCCAGACGGGCATCGGCGCCCGTCTCGCGCTCTGGTTCGGACTCGCCTTCTCCATGGTCAACACCACCACGGCGATGTGCCAGGTGGAGCGGGGCGCGAACAGGATCTACGGCGTCGAGCGCGACCGGGTCTTCCACCAGAAGTACCTGCGCGGGCTCGTCATGTCGCTCAGCGCGGGCATCCCGCTCGGCATCGGCTCCCTGCTGATGGTGGCCGGCGGGGACCTGGTGGCCGCCGTGACCTCCGTCTACCATCTCGGTGACACCGCGCGGAGCGCGTGGGACCTGCTGCGCTGGCCGCTGGGCCTGCTGCTCGCCCTGATCTCCGCCAGTGCCATCTTCCGCCGGGCACCCCGGCGCAAGCAGCCCGGCTACACCTGGCTGGCGTTCGGCGCCGCGGTCTACCTGGTGCTGTGGACGGCGCTGACCTGGCTGCTCAGCAAGTACCTCGCGTTCAGCGGCTCGTTCGACACCGTGTACGGCCCGCTCAGCGCTTTCATGTCACTTCTGTTGTGGGCCTACCTGACCTCGGTGGCCCTCTTCCTCGGGCTGTCCTTCGCCGCACAGCTGGAAGCCGTGCGGGCACGACTGCCCGGCCCGATCCAAGCAGACCCGGGAGCCTGAATGCCCGTACGCACCACCGCCCGCCGTCTCCGCGACAGTCGCCGGGCCGACCGGAGATTCGGTGTCCGGCTGCTCGGCGCCACCGCGGTCGCCGCCCTGGCAGCGGTGCCCTTCGCGCTGCTGCTCGTCCTCGTGGAAGGGCACTGGCAGCCCCTGCGACGGCTCGACTCGTCGGCGGCCCTGCGCCTGCACCGGACGGCCCTCGACCACCCCGCGTGGACCAGCACCCTGCGCTTCCTCTCCGACTGGGTGTGGGACCCGACCACCCTGCGCACGCTGGTGGCGCTGCTGACGGCCTGGCTGCTGTGGCGTCGGGCGTGGCGGCTCGCCTCCTGGGCAGCGGTCACGACCGTGGCCGGAGGCCTGATCGGACTGCTCGTCAAGACCGTCGTGGAGCGCACCCGGCCGTCGCTGGAGGATCCGGTGGCGAGGGCTCCCGGCTTCTCGTTCCCGTCGGGGCACGCGATGACCGCCACCACCTCCTTCGCGGTCCTGCTGCTGGTCCTGCTGCCGATGGTGCCGCGCGCTTGGCGTGCGGTGTGCTGGGGGGTGGCGGTCCTGTCGGTGCTCGGTGTGGGGTTCACCCGGGTCGCGCTCGGCGTCCACTGGTTCAGTGACGTGGTCGGCGGCTGGCTGCTCGGGTCGGCGGTGGTCGCGCTCACCGGCTGGGCCTTCGAAGCGTGGCGCGCCGACGTGGGCCGCCGGCGGACCGAACTCGGCGAGGGCCTGGAACCCGAACTGACCGGCTCGGAGCCGGAGCGCCAGGGCGTCTGACGCACTGGCCGGCCCGCGGGAGACCGCGCGAGGAGAACACACGGAAGAGCCCGCCCCCGGAGGTTTCCGGGGGCGGGCTCTTCCGTGCGGTGCGGTGCGGGCCCTCAGTCGGGCCAGGTACCCGTCAGGCGCCGTACGGTGACGGCTCCGCCGCGTTCGACGGCGGCCCGGACGGTGGAAAAGATCGCGCCCTGCAGGGCCGCGGCGGCGAGGATCTCCGGCCACCCCCGGTCCCGGTCCGTCGGGCTGGGGGCGTCGGCCTGGCGGCTGACCGTCTTCCACACCTTGCGGAAGACGGCTCCCGCCACGAGACCGCCGGCCATCCCGACCGCGAGGCCCATCGGCTTGTACACAGCGGCGGAGGTCTTCATCCGCGCCGCCGGTGACGTGCGACGGCGACCACCGCAGCGGCGGCCACTCCCCCGGCCACGAGCAGCTTCTCCTTGCCCCGCGCGGCGTTCGCGACGCGGTCGGCGCCCCGGCGCACCGGCTCGGGAGCGTGCTCCTGCCACTTCTCGCCCAGGGTCCGGACGGCCGCACCGACCTGCTGCTGGGCCTGCGACGCCTTGTCCAGCACGGCGTCCGGGGTCTTCTCCCGTGCCTGTGCGCGGACTTCGGCGGCCTTCTGAGAAGCCTGCGTCCGGATCTCGCCTGCCTTCTCCGCGGTCCGGCCCTTCACCGCGGCCGCCTTCTCGGCGGCCGAGTCCTTCGCCTCACCGGCCTTCCCGGCGGCCAGGTCCTTCGCCTCACCGGCCTTCCCGGCGGCCAGGTCCTTCGCCTGGCCGGCCTTCTCGGCCGCCAAGTCCTTCACTTCGCCGGCCTTCTCCTGCCCGCGCGCCTTTACGTCCGCCGTCTTCTCCCGCGCCTGCGAGGACAGTTCGCCGGCCTTGGCACGTGCGGCCGCGTCGGCCGCCCCCGCCGCTCCCTCGACCGTCCGGCCGAGTTCGTCGCGCGCCGCCAGCGCGTGCGCCCGGAGGTCCTCCGGCGTGGGTGCGGAACCATTCTCACGGGCGTTCTGGTCGTCCGTCATCGCTCAGCCCTCTCCTTCTCGTCCGTACCGCCCGGGTGGTCGTCCATCCGGGCGGCCGGGGATCATCAGCCTGCTTCCCACGTGCCCCGAGGCGGGCGGGGAATGCGTCGACCGGAGGGCGAACCCTTAGAATGCGACCATTTGTCCCTTCGTGTTCGGAGTCCGCATCCATGTCCACCCCCCACGACCCCTACGTCCGGGTGCGCGGTGCCCGCGAGCACAACCTGAGGGACGTCGACGTGGACATCCCGCGCGACACGCTGACCGTCTTCACCGGGGTCTCCGGGTCGGGCAAGTCGTCGCTGGCGTTCGGCACGATCTACGCGGAGGCGCAGCGGCGGTACTTCGAGTCGGTGGCCCCGTACGCCCGCCGGCTGATCCACCAGGTCGGGGCTCCGGCGGTCGGTGGGATCACCGGGCTGCCGCCGGCCGTCTCGCTGGAGCAGCGCCGTTCCTCGGCGGGTGAGCGTTCCTCGGTGGGGACGGTGACCACGCTCTCCAACTCCCTGCGGATGCTGTTCTCCCGGGCCGGTGACTATCCGGAGGGTGCGGGACGTCTGGACTCCGACTCCTTCTCGCCGAACACCGCCGCGGGCGCGTGCCCGGAGTGCCACGGGCTCGGCCGGATCCACCGGACCTCGGAGGAGTTGCTGGTGCCCGACCCGTCGCTGTCGATCCGGGAGGGGGCGATCGCGGCCTGGCCGGGGGCGTGGCAGGGCAAGAACCTCCGGGACGTCCTCGACGCGCTCGGGTACGACGTCGACCGGCCCTGGAGCGGGCTCGCGGCGGCGGACCGGGAGTGGATCCTCTTCACCGACGAGCAGCCGGTGGTGACGGTCCATCCGGTGCGCGACGCGGGCCGCATCCAACGTCCCTACCAGGGGACGTACATGAGCGCGCGGCGCTATGTGCTGCACACGTTCGCGGACTCCCGGAGCCGGACCCTGCGGACGCGGGCGGAACGCTTCCTGACGAGTGTTCCCTGTCCGGTCTGCGGCGGCGGGCGGCTGCGGCCGGAGGCCATGGCGGTGACCTTCGCCGGGAGGACGATCGCGGAGCTGGCCGCGTTGCCGCTGGCGGCCCTGTCCGAGGTGTTGCGCACCACGGACGGCGACGCGACGGCCCGGGTGATGACGACGGATCTGCTGGCCCGCATCGGTACGGTCACCGAGCTGGGTCTCGGCTACCTCAGCCTCGACCGGACCGCACCGACGCTCTCCTCCGGGGAGCTCCAGCGCCTGCGGCTGGCCACGCAACTGCGGTCCGGCCTCTTCGGTGTGGTCTACGTGTTGGACGAGCCGTCGGCGGGCCTGCATCCGGCCGACACCGCGTCCCTGCTCGCCGTGCTCGGCCGGCTGAAGGAGGCCGGCAACACGGTCTTCGTGGTGGAGCACGAACTGGACGTGGTGCGGCAGGCGGACTGGCTGGTGGACGTCGGGCCGCTCGCCGGGGAGCACGGCGGCCGGGTGCTGCACAGCGGTCCGCCCGCCGGGCTGGCAGAGGTCGCGGAGTCCGCGACGCGGCGCTTTCTCTTCGGCACGGCACCACCCTCCACACGCCCGCCGCGCACACCCGTGGGCGGGCTGCGCCTGGCCGGGGTCCGGCGCCACAACGTGCGGGGCGTCGACGTGACGTTTCCGCTCGGGGTCTTCACCGCCGTCACCGGGGTCTCCGGCTCGGGCAAGTCGACGCTGGTCGGGCAGGTGCTGGCCGGTGTGCTCGCCGACCGGCGGGCTTCGCCCCCGGCGGACCTGCCGGAGGGGGCCGCCGTGCGGGACTGCGTGTCCGCGCGAGGGCTGGAGGCGGTGGACCGGCTCGTGCAGGTGGACCAGAAGCCCATCGGGCGTACCCCGCGCTCCAATCTGGCCACGTACACCGGCCTCTTCGACGTCGTGCGCAAGCTGTTCGCGGAGACGGAGACGGCGAAGGAGCGCGGCTACCGGGCAGGGCGGTTCTCGTTCAACGTGGCGGGCGGGCGGTGCGAGACCTGCCAGGGCGAGGGGTTCGTCTCGGTGGAGCTGCTCTTCCTGCCCAGCACGTACACGCCCTGCCCCGACTGCCACGGGGCGCGCTACAACCCGCCGACGCTGGAGGTCACCCTGCGCGGGCTCTCCGTCGCCGGAGTGCTGGACCTGACGGTGGAGGCGGCGGCCGGTTTCTTCGCGGGGGTCCCGGCGGCCGAGCGGAGCCTGCGCACGCTGAACGAGGTGGGGCTCGGCTACCTGCGGCTGGGGCAGCCCGCCACCGAGCTGTCGGGCGGCGAGGCGCAGCGGATCAAGCTGGCGGCGGAGCTCCAGCGGACCCGGCGGGGGCACACCCTGTACGTGCTCGACGAACCGACCACCGGGCTGCACCCGGCCGACGTGGAGGTGCTGATGCGCCAGTTGCACGGGCTGGTGGACGCGGGCAGCACCGTGGTCGTCGTCGAACACGACATGGCGGTGGTGGCGGGCGCGGACCATGTGATCGACATGGGGCCGGGCGGTGGCGAGGAGGGCGGCCGGATCGTCGCGGCCGGCACCCCCGCCGAGGTGGCCCGGAGCGCGGGCAGCCGCACGGCCCCGTTCCTCGCCCGGGCGCTGCGCGCGGGCTGAGGGGCCGGGGGGCCGGCGGGCCGGCGGGCAGCGCGGAAGGGGCGGCGCGGCCCCCTTGAGCCGTACCGCCCCCTCCGTCGGTCCCGCCGTCGCCCACGGTGCGGCGACGGGACGGTTCGGGGGTTCAGCGCCGCATCAGCGCCGGACCTTGCGGGTGGCGCGCAGCCACTCCTTGTTCATCGCGGTGATCGAGGGGAGGGGGATCCCCTTCGGGCAGGCGGTGGCGCATTCGCCGGTCAGGGTGCAGCCGCCGAAGCCCTCGTCGTCCATGGTCGCGACCATGTCGAGCACCCGGGTCTCCCGCTCGGGCGCGCCCTGCGGCAGCACGTTCAGGTGGTTGATCTTCGCCGAGGTGAAGAGCATCGCCGAACCGTTGGGGCAGGCGGCGACACAGGCGCCGCAGCCGATGCACTCGGCGTGTTCGAAGGCGAAGTCGGCGTCCGGCTTCGGCACGGGGGTGGCGTGCGCGTCGGGAGCCGTACCGGTGGGGGCGGAGATGTAACCGCCGGCCTGGATGATGCGGTCGAAGGACGAGCGGTCGACCACCAAGTCCTTGATGACCGGGAAGGCGGAGGCGCGCCAGGGCTCGATGTCGATGGTGTCGCCGTCGTCGAAGGACCGCATGTGCAGTTGGCAGGTGGTGGTGCGCTCGGGGCCGTGCGCGTCGCCGTTGATGACGAGGCTGCACGCGCCGCAGATGCCCTCGCGGCAGTCGTGGTCGAAGGCGACCGGCTCGTCCCCCGCGAGGATGAGCTCCTCGTTGAGGGTGTCGAGCATTTCGAGGAACGACATGTCCTGCGAGATGCCGTCGACTTCGTAGGTGGCCATGGCGCCGGGCGCCTCGGCGTCTCGCTGGCGCCAGACGCGCAGGGTGAGCTTCATGCGTAGCTCCGCTGGGTGGGGTGTACGTACTCGAACACGAGGTCCTCCTTGTGCAGGACGGGGGCCTCACCGGAGGCGGTGAACTCCCACGCGGCGGCGTAGGAGAACTCCTCGTCCCGGCGGGCGGCCTCGCCGTCCGGGGTCTGCGACTCCTCGCGGAAGTGGCCGCCGCAGGACTCGGCGCGGTGGAGGGCGTCGAGGCACATCAGCTCGGCGAGCTCCAGGTAGTCGACGATCCGGTTGGCCTTCTCCAGCGACTGGTTGAACTGCTCCCCGGTGCCGGGGACCTTGACGCGGCGCCAGAACTCCTCGCGGATCGAAGGGATTCGGGCGAGCGCGGCGCGCAGCCCTTCCTCGTTGCGGGCCATCCCGCAGTGCTCCCACATGAGTTCGCCGATCTCGCGGTGGAAGGAGTCGGGGGTGCGGTCGCCGTCGACGGCGAGCAGCAGGTTGATCCGGTCCTCGGTCTCGGCCAC
This window encodes:
- a CDS encoding diacylglycerol kinase family protein, with product MPTALPARQAGVDDEQRTGVSRPGRSPALTSGIGRAAVRVGALTVCQAGLMTGFGLLITGPAKDWWPMTVEDEVNEGFERIRTHARTSASLFASGAGNTSTVVGITLLVCVGLILLPRLPRWREAIFLAVAVSLQSLVFLIITESVDRTRPDVDRLDASPPTSSYTSGHTGAATALYGGLAVLVLSRVRGPWRKILGAVFLLIPLLVAVARLYRGMHHPTDVAGGLLNGGLSLLIVGRAVLADDYAAAPVPANAAKIAVAATEARVDQPKSGRTTVIVNPTVTSLAVRDTLRLVLAQHGRGAPVFVETTADDPGAGQAADAVREGADLVVVCGGDGTVRTVADALAGTGVALAVVPCGTGNLLARHLGLPLDPAKALHAALDGAPHRFDLGRLEGDGVPATHFTAMSGAGLDAAMLEHTSDRAKSTVGWPAYVASGLRELRSPRTRVTISLDGGPVLHRSVRMVLLANIGTVQGGAPLVPDARPDDGLLDLALYDPHGPGGWLRAVGVLLRRSPAAAGSRTGKEGPVEFFTFRRVELRFETPQPREMDGDPVGLGRRLTAEVVPGALTVLVPSGSN
- a CDS encoding YihY/virulence factor BrkB family protein, which codes for MGTATRVPQTRDMTGDELSADEALATLRRYGGWPLVRDSFVRFRYSDGFSHSRALALQTVLAVIPLAIAFVGLSAEMHTDNIGRVAELTIRRISAGPSADVVDEALDQSRTQTGIGARLALWFGLAFSMVNTTTAMCQVERGANRIYGVERDRVFHQKYLRGLVMSLSAGIPLGIGSLLMVAGGDLVAAVTSVYHLGDTARSAWDLLRWPLGLLLALISASAIFRRAPRRKQPGYTWLAFGAAVYLVLWTALTWLLSKYLAFSGSFDTVYGPLSAFMSLLLWAYLTSVALFLGLSFAAQLEAVRARLPGPIQADPGA
- a CDS encoding phosphatase PAP2 family protein, which encodes MPVRTTARRLRDSRRADRRFGVRLLGATAVAALAAVPFALLLVLVEGHWQPLRRLDSSAALRLHRTALDHPAWTSTLRFLSDWVWDPTTLRTLVALLTAWLLWRRAWRLASWAAVTTVAGGLIGLLVKTVVERTRPSLEDPVARAPGFSFPSGHAMTATTSFAVLLLVLLPMVPRAWRAVCWGVAVLSVLGVGFTRVALGVHWFSDVVGGWLLGSAVVALTGWAFEAWRADVGRRRTELGEGLEPELTGSEPERQGV
- a CDS encoding DUF4235 domain-containing protein; the encoded protein is MKTSAAVYKPMGLAVGMAGGLVAGAVFRKVWKTVSRQADAPSPTDRDRGWPEILAAAALQGAIFSTVRAAVERGGAVTVRRLTGTWPD
- a CDS encoding excinuclease ABC subunit UvrA translates to MSTPHDPYVRVRGAREHNLRDVDVDIPRDTLTVFTGVSGSGKSSLAFGTIYAEAQRRYFESVAPYARRLIHQVGAPAVGGITGLPPAVSLEQRRSSAGERSSVGTVTTLSNSLRMLFSRAGDYPEGAGRLDSDSFSPNTAAGACPECHGLGRIHRTSEELLVPDPSLSIREGAIAAWPGAWQGKNLRDVLDALGYDVDRPWSGLAAADREWILFTDEQPVVTVHPVRDAGRIQRPYQGTYMSARRYVLHTFADSRSRTLRTRAERFLTSVPCPVCGGGRLRPEAMAVTFAGRTIAELAALPLAALSEVLRTTDGDATARVMTTDLLARIGTVTELGLGYLSLDRTAPTLSSGELQRLRLATQLRSGLFGVVYVLDEPSAGLHPADTASLLAVLGRLKEAGNTVFVVEHELDVVRQADWLVDVGPLAGEHGGRVLHSGPPAGLAEVAESATRRFLFGTAPPSTRPPRTPVGGLRLAGVRRHNVRGVDVTFPLGVFTAVTGVSGSGKSTLVGQVLAGVLADRRASPPADLPEGAAVRDCVSARGLEAVDRLVQVDQKPIGRTPRSNLATYTGLFDVVRKLFAETETAKERGYRAGRFSFNVAGGRCETCQGEGFVSVELLFLPSTYTPCPDCHGARYNPPTLEVTLRGLSVAGVLDLTVEAAAGFFAGVPAAERSLRTLNEVGLGYLRLGQPATELSGGEAQRIKLAAELQRTRRGHTLYVLDEPTTGLHPADVEVLMRQLHGLVDAGSTVVVVEHDMAVVAGADHVIDMGPGGGEEGGRIVAAGTPAEVARSAGSRTAPFLARALRAG
- a CDS encoding succinate dehydrogenase/fumarate reductase iron-sulfur subunit; translated protein: MKLTLRVWRQRDAEAPGAMATYEVDGISQDMSFLEMLDTLNEELILAGDEPVAFDHDCREGICGACSLVINGDAHGPERTTTCQLHMRSFDDGDTIDIEPWRASAFPVIKDLVVDRSSFDRIIQAGGYISAPTGTAPDAHATPVPKPDADFAFEHAECIGCGACVAACPNGSAMLFTSAKINHLNVLPQGAPERETRVLDMVATMDDEGFGGCTLTGECATACPKGIPLPSITAMNKEWLRATRKVRR